The Podospora pseudocomata strain CBS 415.72m chromosome 3, whole genome shotgun sequence genome window below encodes:
- a CDS encoding hypothetical protein (EggNog:ENOG503NXF1; COG:M), producing MAAGITESWPINEIVYTAIVGLIMVAAFLEWFLWIAAFMYCLWKVFVKAEHWTVRFLAVLIGTAFLLLRFIFLPIMVVTLPLPSAVARIWPTAMVSFLQWFAFYSFAGLLTLPWLFCVYQIVTHQLGRKKRIKQVLDEVSAPKVVIVMPCYKEEPDVLVTAVNSVVDCDYPPSCIHVFLSFDGDQEDELYLNTIEKLGVPLTLESYPNSIDVAYRAARITVSRFPHGGKRHCQKMTFKLIDKVYHEYLKRNDNLFILFIDSDCILDRVCLQNFVYDMELSPGNSRDMLAMTGVITSTTRKHSLITLLQDMEYIHGQLFERTVESGCGAVSCLPGALTMLRFSAFRRMAKYYFADKAEQCEDLFDFAKSHLGEDRWLTHLFMIGAKKRYQIQMCTSAFCKTEAVQTMRSLIKQRRRWFLGFITNEVCMLTDWRLWKKYPILCLVRFMQNTIRTTALLFFIMVLALMTTSKRINDLPVGFIAISLGLNWLMMVYFGAKLRRFKIWLYPLMFVLNPFFNWYYMVYGIFTAGQRTWGGPRADAAAADSTTTAQEAIEQAEKAGDDLNIVPESFIPAAQERKGVEKVNASAIRRSKSVLQPPNQVIGKFAAPERTPSGWYQHPDESMASVGVFAGSSSRLERKADVPERDSIDSSSSAHTGSYSVYMPRRVESIMGEEDRRKYDLAHASQVNQFASASRIFQGPPTGQVYEYPESELQRAGFRDPGVPNSNRPGTHRRLGSNGSAGSQSVGSSLQDPHGPESSVESFQTSRQSPVPRPVSAAGRSGRTPLGRASWMHTSSTEQVETQIDESQSRLGAALQPRQGPPRGDHRR from the exons ATGGCGGCCGGTATCACAGAATCATGGCCGATCAATGAG ATCGTTTATACTGCCATCGTGGGCCTGATTATGGTGGCAGCTTTTCTCGAATGGTTTCTCTGGATCGCTGCCTTCATGTACTGTCTGTGGAAGGTCTTTGTAAAGGCAGAACACTGGACGGTAAGATTCCTGGCTGTACTGATTGGCACcgcctttcttcttctcag attcatcttcctccccatcatggTGGTCACGCTACCGTTACCAAGCGCGGTTGCTAGAATCTGGCCCACGGCAATGGTCAGCTTTCTCCAATGGTTCGCCTTTTACAGTTTTGCTGGTCTCTTGACTCTTCCCTGGCTTTTCTGCGTCTACCAGATTGTCACACATCAACTTGGAAGAAAGAAGCGCATTAAACAAGTGCTTGACGAAGTGTCGGCTCCCAAGGTCGTTATTGTCATGCCTTGCTATAAGGAGGAACCCGACGTCCTCGTCACCGCCGTCAACTCGGTCGTCGACTGCGATTACCCACCGTCCTGCATCCACGTCTTCCTGTCCTTTGACGGGGACCAGGAGGACGAGCTATatctcaacaccatcgagAAACTCGGGGTGCCCTTGACACTCGAGTCATATCCTAACAGCATAGATGTCGCGTACAGGGCCGCTCGCATCACAGTATCTCGATTTCCTCATGGTGGAAAGCGCCATTGCCAAAAGATGACCTTCAAGCTCATTGACAAGGTCTACCACGAGTACCTGAAGAGAAACgacaacctcttcatcctcttcatcgactCCGACTGCATATTGGATAGAGTCTGCCTGCAGAACTTTGTCTACGACATGGAGCTCAGCCCCGGAAACAGCAGAGACATGTTGGCCATGACGGGTGTCATTACCTCGACTACTCGGAAACACAGCCTCATCACGCTTCTTCAGGACATGGAATACATACACGGCCAGTTGTTTGAGCGTACGGTGGAGTCGGGCTGCGGAGCAGTATCCTGTCTCCCCGGTGCCCTTACCATGTTGCGATTTTCAGCGTTTCGTCGAATGGCCAAGTACTACTTTGCTGACAAGGCCGAGCAGTGTGAAGACCTGTTTGACTTTGCAAAAAGTCATCTGGGAGAGGACCGATGGCTGACCCATCTGTTCATGATTGGTGCTAAGAAGCGGTATCAAATTCAGATGTGCACCTCGGCGTTTTGCAAAACGGAAGCTGTCCAGACGATGCGGTCTCTTATCAAGCAACGGCGTCGATGGTTCCTCggcttcatcaccaacgaaGTCTGCATGCTGACGGACTGGAGGCTGTGGAAGAAGTACCCGATTCTTTGCTTGGTTCGGTTCATGCAGAACACGATACGGACGACGGCTTTGCTTTTCTTCATCATGGTCCTGGCGCTGATGACGACGAGCAAGAGAATTAACGACCTTCCTGTGGGCTTCATTGCCATCTCGCTCGGTCTCAACTGGCTGATGATGGTCTATTTTGGGGCCAAGCTCAGGAGGTTCAAGATCTGGCTTTACCCGCTGATGTTTGTGTTGAATCCGTTTTTCAACTGGTACTATATGGTTTACGGCATCTTCACCGCTGGTCAGAGGACCTGGGGAGGGCCACGGGCAGACGCTGCGGCAGCCGACTCGACCACAACAGCTCAGGAGGCAATCGAGCAGGCCGAAAAGGCCGGTGATGATCTAAACATTGTTCCCGAGTCTTTTATTCCGGCGGCACAGGAAAGGAAGGGTGTTGAAAAGGTGAACGCCAGTGCTATCAGGAGATCCAAAAGCGTTTTACAGCCGCCCAACCAAGTTATTGGCAAATTCGCGGCGCCTGAACGGACGCCAAGTGGATGGTATCAGCATCCAGATGAGTCCATGGCAAGTGTTGGTGTATTTGCTGGGTCGTCATCTCGCCTCGAACGAAAGGCGGATGTGCCAGAGCGGGACTCGATCGACAGCTCATCTTCGGCGCACACTGGAAGCTATTCGGTCTATATGCCACGCAGAGTGGAAAGCATCATGGGCGAAGAGGACCGGCGCAAATATGACCTAGCACATGCCAGCCAGGTCAACCAGTTTGCAAGCGCTTCGAGGATATTTCAGGGTCCACCAACAGGTCAAGTGTACGAGTATCCGGAATCCGAACTCCAGAGGGCAGGATTTAGAGACCCCGGGGTACCCAACTCGAACCGGCCCGGGACGCACAGGAGGCTcggcagcaacggcagcgCAGGCTCCCAGAGCGTGGGAAGCTCACTCCAAGACCCTCACGGTCCAGAATCATCAGTGGAATCATTCCAGACATCTCGTCAGTCGCCAGTGCCACGGCCAGTCTCAGCTGCAGGACGATCTGGTAGGACACCGCTTGGTCGAGCTAGCTGGATGCATACATCATCCACAGAACAAGTCGAAACGCAAATCGATGAATCTCAGAGCCGTCTCGGGGCAGCATTACAACCTCGCCAGGGACCACCAAGAGGTGACCACCGCCGATAG
- a CDS encoding hypothetical protein (EggNog:ENOG503NZBH; COG:S) has translation MDESDLQTVPVDNTYREVITLNGRDFQRYAVENSIYFAPVDDDEIERLHYQHELFNMVFENRLIFPPVPRPRRILECGSGSGAWAIEVAEQYPECETTASAPAGESMARLQTDFGQQVIGLDIYPYPVPEDIPDNVDFQVDDLNSP, from the exons ATGGACGAAAG CGATCTCCAAACGGTCCCGGTCGACAACACCTATCGCGAGGTCATCACTCTCAACGGCAGAGACTTTCAGAGATATGCCGTCGAAAACAGCATCTATTTCGCCCCCGTGGACGAT GACGAGATCGAGCGGCTTCACTACCAACACGAGCTGTTCAACATGGTGTTCGAAAACCGATTAATATTTCCTCCCGTTCCGCGGCCTCGGAGAATCTTGGAGTGTGGATCCGGATCCGGGGCATGGGCGATAGAAGTGGCAGAGCAGTATCCCGAATGCGAG ACGACAGCTTCGGCACCTGCAGGAGAATCCATGGCAAGACTCCAGACTGACTTTGGCCAACAGGTCATCGGACTCGACATCTACCCCTACCCGGTTCCAGAGGACATCCCCGACAACGTAGACTTCCAGGTGGATGACTTGAACAGTCCGTGA
- a CDS encoding hypothetical protein (COG:S; EggNog:ENOG503P4QH), with the protein MATRLPSSLLRSAVCRPSPSLRQSPTWLSSASLRASYSTEAPPSPLYAKIREDLKGAMRAKDTNRLTVLRAVMAATLNASKTDKPIKTDVQLVDLLRKMARKSQDAVAEFKAAGREDLIEKEEIQQNIIEEYTAQSSVKEVGKEEIEQLITKVAQELIAAGTTDAKALRGAVTARVMGKELKDAAVAVEKKEITQMIGEVSQKLAESS; encoded by the coding sequence aTGGCCACCAGACTCCCTTCCTCCCTGCTTCGCAGCGCCGTCTGCCGGCCCAGCCCGAGCCTCAGGCAATCACCAACATGGCTCAGCTCCGCCAGCTTGCGCGCCTCATATTCCACCGAGGcgcctccatcaccactctACGCCAAAATTAGAGAGGATCTGAAGGGAGCCATGAGAGCCAAGGACACCAACCGCCTGACTGTTTTGCGTGCTGTCATGGCTGCCACCTTGAACGCCAGCAAGACCGACAAGCCCATCAAGACCGACGTCCAGCTCGTCGATCTCCTCCGCAAGATGGCCCGCAAGTCCCAGGATGCTGTCGCTGAGTTCAAGGCTGCGGGGAGAGAAGACttgattgagaaggaggagatccaGCAAAATATCATTGAGGAGTACACCGCCCAGAGCAGCGTCAAGGAAgtcggcaaggaggaaatCGAGCAGCTTATCACCAAGGTGGCTCAGGAACTCATTGCGGCGGGTACTACCGATGCGAAGGCCCTGAGAGGTGCTGTCACGGCAAGGGTGATGGGTaaggagctcaaggatgcggctgttgctgtcgagaagaaggaaattaCCCAGATGATTGGTGAGGTCTCGCAGAAGCTGGCTGAGTCGTCATAG
- the SSE1 gene encoding adenyl-nucleotide exchange factor sse1 (COG:O; BUSCO:EOG092616YZ; EggNog:ENOG503NV9J) — MSVVGVDFGTLNTVVAVARNRGVDVITNEVSNRATPSLVGFGPKSRYLGEPAKTQEISNLKNTVGSLKRLLGRTLNDPDVQTEQAFISAPLVEIDGQVGAEVSYLGEKTKFSATQLTAMFLGKIKQTAAAELKLPVSDLVLSVPAWFTDIQRRALIDAAEIAGLRPLRLINDTTAAALGYGITKLDLPGPDEKPRRVAFVDVGYSSYTCSIVEFKKGELSVKGTAFDRHFGGRNFDKAIVDHLAKEFHGKYKIDINSNPKALCRVYAAAEKLKKVLSANQQAPLNIESLMNDVDVRAMITRQEFEAMVEPLLNKVHVVLEQALADSRLTKEDIDIVEVVGGGSRVPSIKERVQNFFNKNLSFTLNQDEAIARGCAFSCAILSPVFKVRDFAVQDIISYPIEFAWEKDADIPDEDTSLTVFNKGNVLPSTKILTFYRKQAFDLEARYAQPEGLPGKVPPFIGRFSVKGVKATGGPEDFMICKLKARVNIHGVLNVESGYYVEDQEVEEEIKEEGDKKEGDAMDTDEKPKTRKVKKQVRKGDLPIVSATLSLDQGAKAQLFEKESAMAMEDKLVADTEEKKNELETYIYDLRNKLDDQYSEFASDEEKEKIKAKLEATEDWLYDEGDDTTKAVYVAKIDEIRALAGPIVQRHFEKVEADRQALQARLDAERAAKKAEEEARKAAESKSDSKDEEMTDADAPKAEVEEAGDP, encoded by the exons ATGAGTGTCGTCG GTGTCGATTTCGGAACCCTTAACACAGTCGTCGCTGTTGCGAGAAACCGGGGTGTCGATGTG ATCACCAACGAGGTCTCTAACCGGGCGACTCC ATCGCTTGTTGGCTTTGGCCCCAAGTCCCGCTATCTCGGTGAGCCCGCGAAGACTCAGGAGATTTCCAACCTCAAGAACACCGTCGGTTCTCTCAAGCGCCTGCTCGGCCGCACGTTAAACGATCCCGATGTCCAGACCGAGCAGGCTTTCATCTCGGCCCCTCTGGTCGAGATCGACGGCCAGGTCGGCGCCGAGGTGTCGTACCTCGGCGAGAAGACCAAGTTCTCTGCCACCCAGCTCACAGCCATGTTCCTCGGCAAGATCAAGCAGACCGCTGCTGCCGAGCTCAAGCTCCCAGTATCTGACCTCGTTCTGAGCGTTCCCGCCTGGTTCACCGATATCCAGCGCCGGGCCCTTATCGATGCCGCCGAAATTGCCGGTCTCAGACCGCTCCGCCTCATCAACGATACCACTGCCGCCGCTCTCGGCTACGGTATCACCAAGCTGGATCTCCCCGGCCCTGATGAAAAGCCCCGCCGCGTTGCCTTTGTCGATGTCGGTTACTCCAGCTACACCTGCTCCATCGTCGAGTTCAAGAAGGGCGAGCTCTCCGTCAAGGGTACCGCTTTCGATCGTCACTTTGGTGGCCGCAACTTTGACAAGGCCATCGTTGACCACCTCGCCAAGGAGTTCCACGGCAAGTACAAGATCGAcatcaactccaaccccaagGCCCTCTGCCGCGTCTACGCCGCTgctgagaagctcaagaaggtGCTCTCTGCCAACCAGCAGGCTCCTCTCAACATTGAGTCCCTGATGAACGATGTCGACGTTCGTGCTATGATCACACGTCAGGAGTTCGAGGCTATGGTTGAGCCCCTTCTCAACAAGGTCCACGTTGTTCTTGAGCAGGCCCTTGCCGACTCCAGGCTCACCAAGGAGGACATCGACattgtcgaggttgttggcggcggcagccgTGTCCCCTCTATCAAGGAACGCGTGCAGaacttcttcaacaagaaccTCTCCTTTACCCTGAACCAGGACGAGGCTATCGCCCGTGGTTGCGCTTTCAGCTGCGCCATTCTCTCCCCCGTCTTCAAGGTCCGCGACTTCGCCGTCCAGGACATCATCAGCTACCCCATCGAGTTCGCTTGGGAGAAGGATGCCGACATCCCCGACGAGGACACCAGCTTGACCGTCTTCAACAAGGGCAACGTCCTGCCATCAACCAAGATTCTCACCTTCTACCGCAAGCAGGCTTTCGACCTCGAGGCCAGATATGCCCAACCAGAGGGTCTCCCCGGAAAGGTCCCTCCTTTCATCGGTCGCTTCTCCGTCAAGGGCGTCAAGGCCACCGGCGGCCCAGAGGACTTCATGATCTGCAAGCTCAAGGCCCGTGTCAACATTCACGGTGTTCTCAACGTCGAGAGTGGCTACTACGTCGAGGAccaggaggtcgaggaggagatcaaggaggagggtgacaAGAAGGAAGGCGAT GCCATGGACACAGAcgagaagcccaagaccCGCAAGGTCAAGAAGCAGGTTCGCAAGGGCGACCTGCCAATTGTCAGCGCTACTCTCTCCCTCGACCAGGGCGCCAAGGCCCAGCTCTTTGAGAAGGAGTCTGCCATGGCTATGGAGGACAAGCTTGTCGCCGAcaccgaggagaagaagaacgagCTCGAGACCTACATCTACGACCTCCGTAACAAGCTCGACGACCAGTACTCTGAGTTTGCcagcgacgaggagaaggagaagattaAGGCCAAGCTCGAGGCTACTGAG GACTGGCTCTACGACGAGGGtgacgacaccaccaagGCCGTCTACGTTGCCAAGATTGATGAGATCCGCGCTCTTGCCGGCCCCATCGTCCAGCGCCACTTCGAGAAGGTCGAGGCCGACAGGCAAGCACTCCAGGCCCGCCTGGATGCCGAGagggcggcgaagaaggccgaggaggaggcccgCAAGGCTGCCGAGTCCAAGTCAGACTccaaggacgaggagatgaCGGATGCGGACGCGCCAAaggccgaggttgaggaggctggCGATCCTTAG
- a CDS encoding hypothetical protein (COG:A; EggNog:ENOG503NVHM) has product MSSTSWNPADLLNPKAAAGSSATPQPGEGASSSTPGPSQPSEQLTFEFTGPDQTPMELSAPTGLASNRTMPIFKNGLGAQQSIERLHNVQERIMVPPPKRRKTANENDPSLPANSIFFSPSSGILAQHIKDRSDGPSQSSVAPVPDATIDLTDDTDIEIIPRSPQQEEVCFGMVEGAFIKGHMIPAPKPNMISMGGPAFWPQVKILLKRTPGDPTTKIYAHDWQKRCIGLVDPKTASVLAPLMDMAGTFGTRTDCRIPVRRKNPGEEVGQQVSTQFKLELMIYGLRSFADRVGKLLQRKNINLLSPPRVESGVKVFNPLAKENRPQLPSLARVNNVVQYQAPPMIKSVEEIRSEVLGVFDSLPKSDELPELDPPPSVLTPLLKHQKQALFFMSSRESEQLPDADSKAPVTSTWKRRTNQFGTTVYYNVVTNQEVMEPPPSTLGGILADMMGLGKTLSILSLLAKTLDEAQAWSQREPLQPVVQNQRPQKSHEAPRAQVLPLSQIRRNAKATLLVCPLSTITNWEEQIKQHIEPGKLNYYIYHGANRIKDSAQLARYDLVITTYGSVTSELNARLKKKPGLYPLEEIAWFRIVLDEAHTIREQNTLSFKSICRLQANRRWAVTGTPVQNKLEDLASLLAFLRLKPFDDRSKFIQYIIAPFKAADPDIVPKLRVLIDTITIRRLKDKIELPERTDEVIRLEFSSEERKVYDLFKKMAEERVQVLTGQGTGQTRIMGGKTMIHVLRSILQLRLICAHGKDLLNDDDFQEIQGLSADAPIDLDSEDDDGKPALTEKKAYEMYYLMQEGSSDFCIKCNNKLGAIEVDDPESDQNNDVLGYMAQCFHVYCPTCIRFVHQHGNGDMHQGCPTCAFAQKAHCVELRRSKADVEHETRQTKTRAGKIIPDDRYTGPHTKTRALVEELLANKARSEANPDEPPYKSVVFSGWTSHLDLIEIALDDAGITHSRLDGKMTRNARNQAMEAFRDDPNVQVILVSIMAGGMGLNLTAGNSVFVMEPQFNPAAEAQAVDRVHRLGQKRPVRTVRYIMSGSFEEKMIALQEKKKQLASLSMDRAEAEGVRSQGDAARQRLQDLRSLFK; this is encoded by the coding sequence ATGTCTTCCACGTCGTGGAACCCGGCCGACTTGCTCAACCCCAAGGCTGCAGCCGGATCGTCTGCTACACCCCAGCCTGGTGAAGGCGCCTCGTCATCCACGCCAGGCCCTTCGCAACCATCCGAGCAGCTCACCTTTGAGTTCACCGGTCCCGATCAAACGCCCATGGAGCTGAGCGCCCCGACCGGGTTGGCTAGTAATCGTACCATGCCCATCTTCAAGAACGGGTTGGGTGCTCAACAGAGTATCGAGCGCCTTCACAATGTCCAGGAGCGCATTAtggtgccgccgccaaagaggAGAAAGACAGCGAACGAGAATGATCCTTCGCTGCCTGCAAATAGTATTTTCTTCTCGCCCAGCAGCGGCATCCTGGCTCAGCACATCAAAGACCGATCCGATGGACCCTCACAATCATCTGTGGCCCCGGTCCCCGACGCTACAATTGACTTGACCGATGACACCGACATCGAAATCATTCCCCGCAGTCCCCAACAGGAGGAGGTCTGTTTTGGAATGGTTGAGGGCGCCTTCATCAAAGGCCACATGATCCCAGCCCCGAAGCCTAACATGATCTCTATGGGCGGTCCTGCTTTTTGGCCTCAAGTCAAGATTCTGCTCAAGAGAACCCCGGGCGATCCAACCACCAAGATTTATGCCCATGATTGGCAAAAGCGCTGTATTGGCTTGGTTGATCCCAAGACGGCCAGCGTTCTTGCTCCTCTCATGGACATGGCTGGAACCTTTGGGACACGGACTGACTGCAGAATCCCCGTCCGACGCAAGAATCCCGGCGAAGAGGTTGGGCAGCAGGTGTCCACCCAGTTCAAACTTGAGTTGATGATTTATGGTCTTCGCTCCTTTGCTGATAGAGTGGGTAAACTGTTGCAGCGGAAGAACATTAATCTTCTTAGTCCGCCGCGAGTCGAGTCCGGCGTTAAAGTCTTCAACCCTCTGGCCAAGGAGAACCGGCCGCAGCTGCCTTCCCTTGCCCGCGTCAACAATGTCGTCCAGTATCAGGCTCCGCCCATGATCAAGTCGGTAGAAGAGATTCGGTCCGAGGTCCTGGGTGTTTtcgactccctccccaagTCGGACGAGCTGCCGGAGTtggatcctcctccctctgtTTTAACACCGCTGCTGAAGCATCAGAAGCAAGCTCTGTTCTTCATGTCTTCTCGGGAGTCTGAGCAATTGCCAGACGCTGATAGCAAGGCTCCCGTCACATCAACATGGAAGCGCAGGACAAATCAGTTCGGTACCACGGTCTACTACAATGTGGTCACCAACCAGGAGGTGATGGAACCGCCCCCTTCGACTCTTGGCGGCATCCTTGCCGATATGATGGGCCTCGGCAAGACGCTCAGCATTCTGTCTCTCTTGGCCAAGACTCTGGACGAGGCGCAGGCCTGGTCACAGCGTGAGCCCCTCCAGCCCGTCGTCCAGAATCAGAGGCCACAGAAGAGCCATGAAGCCCCCCGCGCGCAGGTTTTGCCCCTGTCTCAAATTCGCCGGAATGCGAAGGCCACTTTGCTGGTGTGCCCGCTGAGCACAATCACCAACTGGGAGGAGCAGATCAAGCAGCATATCGAACCTGGAAAGCTGAACTACTACATCTATCACGGCGCCAACCGTATCAAGGACTCTGCCCAGCTGGCCAGGTACGATCTGGTGATCACAACTTACGGATCCGTCACAAGCGAGCTCAACGCACGTCTCAAGAAAAAGCCTGGCCTCTACCCCTTGGAGGAAATTGCCTGGTTCCGCATCGTTCTCGACGAAGCCCATACAATTCGCGAGCAAAACACGCTGTCGTTCAAGTCGATCTGCCGACTACAGGCTAACCGCCGTTGGGCCGTGACCGGAACACCAGTTCAAAACAAGCTCGAAGATCTTGCCTCCCTTTTGGCATTCTTGCGCCTGAAACCCTTCGACGACAGGAGCAAGTTTATCCAGTACATCATTGCTCCCTTCAAGGCAGCTGATCCGGACATTGTGCCCAAACTTCGGGTTTTGATTGACACCATTACCATCCGCCGTCTCAAGGACAAGATCGAACTCCCGGAGCGCACCGACGAGGTTATTCGCCTCGAGTTCTCCTCCGAGGAGCGCAAGGTCTATGACCTGTTCAAAAAGATGGCCGAGGAGCGTGTTCAGGTCTTGACGGGCCAGGGCACCGGCCAGACCCGCATTATGGGTGGCAAGACCATGATTCACGTTCTGCGGTCTATTCTTCAACTTCGTTTGATCTGCGCGCATGGCAAGGATCTGCTGAATGACGATGATTTTCAAGAAATCCAAGGCTTGTCGGCAGATGCCCCCATCGATTTGGATagcgaggacgacgacgggaaACCGGCCCTgactgagaagaaggcctaTGAGATGTACTACTTGATGCAGGAGGGCAGCAGTGATTTCTGCATCAAGTGCAACAACAAGCTTGGGGCCATCGAGGTCGACGACCCAGAGTCTGATCAGAACAACGACGTCTTGGGCTACATGGCGCAGTGCTTCCACGTCTACTGCCCAACCTGCATCAGGTTCGTGCACCAGCACGGCAATGGCGATATGCATCAGGGCTGCCCTACATGCGCCTTTGCTCAAAAGGCTCATTGTGTTGAACTCCGCCGAAGCAAAGCCGATGTTGAGCACGAGACCCGCCAGACGAAGACTCGGGCTGGCAAAATCATTCCTGATGATCGGTATACTGGGCCTCACACAAAGACTCGGGCTTTGGTCGAAGAGCTTCTAGCCAACAAGGCCCGGAGTGAAGCCAATCCGGACGAGCCACCTTACAAGTCTGTCGTCTTCTCCGGCTGGACTTCTCATCTTGATCTCATTGAGATCGCTCTCGACGACGCCGGTATCACCCACTCCCGTCTTGACGGAAAGATGACTCGCAACGCTCGCAACCAAGCCATGGAGGCGTTCCGCGATGATCCCAATGTACAAGTCATTCTTGTCAGCATCATGGCGGGGGGTATGGGCCTCAACCTGACAGCTGGCAACAGTGTCTTTGTCATGGAGCCTCAGTTCAATCCTGCCGCCGAGGCTCAGGCCGTCGACCGTGTGCATCGTCTGGGCCAGAAGAGGCCTGTGAGGACGGTGCGGTATATCATGAGCGGCAGTtttgaggagaagatgatTGCGCTgcaggagaaaaagaagcagctGGCCAGCTTGAGCATGGACCGTGCTGAGGCCGAGGGTGTGAGAAGCCAGGGTGATGCGGCGAGGCAGAGGTTGCAAGATTTGAGAAGTCTCTTTAAATAG